A genomic window from Henningerozyma blattae CBS 6284 chromosome 3, complete genome includes:
- the TBLA0C05980 gene encoding uncharacterized protein (similar to Saccharomyces cerevisiae ERG1 (YGR175C); ancestral locus Anc_5.185), whose amino-acid sequence MTVDNLTTADEKIVYDAIVIGAGVIGPCVATGLARKGKKVLIIEKEWSMPDRIVGELMQPGGVRALRSLGMVQAINNIDAYPATGYTVFYNGEHVDIPYPYKADLKPIEKISGLVKGGNDKVLNDSTIKIKDFEDDERERGVAFVHGKFLMNLRNIVAQEPNVTRVQGTCIEVLKDNKNEVVGTKVDIEGRGKIDFHAHLTFVCDGIFSRFRKELSPTHVPTVNSSFVGLALYHANMPVQNHGHVILGTNHMPIIAYQISPEETRVLCAYNSAKVPKDLKSWLAKDVQPYMPKSLGPSFDKALESGKYRAMPNSYLPAKSNDVIGLCVIGDALNMRHPLTGGGMTVGLHDVAQMIKKIGDLDFADRPTVLDELLDFHYEKKNYDVVINVLSIALYSLFAADNQYLRALQKGCFQYFQRGGDCVNTPVQFLAGVLPSPFKLTKVFFSVALYSILINFQEKGISGLPMALFEAIMIWVTAVKVFTPFLFKELSS is encoded by the coding sequence ATGACAGTTGATAATTTAACTACAGCTGATGAAAAGATCGTATACGATGCCATTGTTATAGGTGCAGGTGTCATTGGACCCTGTGTTGCAACTGGGCTAGCCAGAAAGGGTAAGAAAGTTTTGATTATTGAAAAGGAATGGTCAATGCCAGATCGTATTGTTGGTGAATTGATGCAACCTGGGGGGGTTAGAGCTTTGAGAAGTTTAGGGATGGTTCAagcaattaataatattgatgcCTATCCTGCCACAGGGTATACTGTTTTCTATAATGGTGAACATGTTGACATTCCATATCCTTATAAGGCTGATTTAAAGCccattgaaaaaatctCTGGTCTTGTAAAAGGTGGTAATGATAAAGTTTTGAATGATTCGactattaaaattaaagattttgaagatgatgaaagaGAAAGAGGTGTTGCTTTTGTGCATGGGAAATTTTTGATGAACTTAAGAAATATTGTGGCACAAGAACCAAATGTGACTCGTGTTCAAGGTACTTGTATTgaagttttaaaagataataagaATGAAGTAGTTGGTACAAAGGTTGATATTGAAGGTCGTGGGAAAATTGATTTCCATGCTCACTTAACTTTTGTTTGTGATGGTATCTTTTCTCGTTTCAGAAAGGAATTGAGTCCAACTCATGTTCCTACTGTTAATTCCTCTTTTGTAGGACTTGCACTATATCATGCAAATATGCCGGTTCAAAATCATGGTCATGTTATCTTAGGTACAAATCATATGCCAATCATTGCTTACCAAATCAGTCCAGAAGAAACAAGAGTTCTTTGTGCTTACAATAGTGCTAAAGTTCCTAAGGACTTGAAATCTTGGTTGGCTAAAGATGTGCAACCTTATATGCCAAAATCCTTAGGCCCATCGTTTGATAAAGCATTAGAAAGTGGGAAATATAGAGCTATGCCAAATTCCTATTTGCCAGCTAAATCAAATGATGTCATTGGATTATGTGTTATCGGTGATGCCTTGAATATGAGACATCCGTTAACCGGTGGTGGTATGACTGTCGGTCTACATGATGTAGCTCAGATGATTAAAAAGATTGGTGATTTGGATTTCGCTGATAGACCAACAGTTttagatgaattattagatttccATTacgaaaagaaaaattatgatGTTGTTATAAATGTCTTATCAATTGcattatattctttatttgcTGCTGATAATCAATACTTGAGAGCCTTACAAAAAGGTTGTTTCCAATATTTCCAACGAGGTGGTGATTGTGTAAATACTCCAGTCCAATTTTTAGCTGGTGTTTTACCAAGTCCATTCAAATTAACGAAGGTTTTCTTTTCAGTAGCTTTATATTCAATACTGATCaattttcaagaaaaaGGTATTTCTGGCTTACCAATGGCTTTATTTGAAGCTATTATGATCTGGGTTACTGCAGTTAAAGTTTTTACACCATtcttatttaaagaattatccagttaa